A region of Toxorhynchites rutilus septentrionalis strain SRP chromosome 1, ASM2978413v1, whole genome shotgun sequence DNA encodes the following proteins:
- the LOC129773879 gene encoding E3 ubiquitin-protein ligase RING1-like produces MASLEPLQNKTWDLSLYELNRTPQQAITDNTEIAVSPRSLHSELMCPICLDMLKKTMTTKECLHRFCSDCIITALRSGNKECPTCRKKLVSKRSLRPDPNFDLLISKIYPSRDEYEAHQERVLAKFNQSHSQQALVHSINEGIKLQSQNRPNRKQKSENDLTAASAAVTTNTSPSAAPSTPTTNLITNANNSNNNMIPNNSNGSVSDPINRDGAMINQGNEPMRQSSNPPSVRSTPSPVPSNVSSASKAKRARSVLTSEKSEESESNSEMDGRTEENDSNLDTEGEGNSEHGSDEIELVFKPHPTAMAGDNPLLKALKENSVRYIKTTSNATVDHLSKYLAMRLTLDLDTELPEAYKVVNFCIYIAPQPSQLVVLSGNQTLSQVNEKFWKVNKPLEMFYSWKKS; encoded by the exons ATGGCGTCTCTAGAACCTCTGCAAAATAAAACATGGGATTTATCTCTGTACGAGTTGAATCGGACACCACAGCAAGCGATTACGGATAACACCGAGATTGCTGTTTCACCCCGTAGCTTGCACAGTGAACTGATGTGTCCTATTTGTTTAGATATGCTGAAGAAAACCATGACAACGAAAGAGTGCTTACATCGCTTTTGTTCCGACTGTATCATCACCGCTCTCCGGTCCGGCAATAAAGAATGTCCAACTTGTCGGAAGAAATTAGTTTCAAAACGTTCGCTGCGTCCAGACCCAAATTTCGATTTACtaatatcaaaaatatatccAAGTCGAGATGAATATGAGGCACATCAAGAACGTGTCCTGGCGAAATTCAATCAAAGTCATTCCCAACAGGCTCTCGTACATTCGATCAATGAAGGTATCAAACTCCAATCACAGAATAGGCCAAATCGTAAACAAAAAAGTGAGAACGATTTAACAGCAGCTTCAGCAGCGGTGACGACTAATACAAGCCCATCTGCGGCTCCTTCAACACCAACGACGAATCTTATTACAAATGCTAACAATTCTAATAACAATATGATTCCTAACAATAGTAATGGCAGTGTATCGGATCCAATTAATCGGGATGGAGCAATGATCAATCAAGGAAATGAACCCATGCGACAATCTTCTAATCCTCCATCAGTAAGAAGCACACCGTCCCCGGTTCCCTCAAACGTAAGTTCAGCAAGTAAAGCAAAACGAGCAAGATCTGTATTAACGTCCGAAAAATCTGAAGAATCAGAATCTAATAGTGAAATGGACGGTAGAACAGAAGAAAACGATTCAAATCTGGATACAGAAGGCGAAGGAAATTCGGAACACGGAAGCGATGAAATTGAGCTCGTTTTCAAACCCCATCCTACTGCGATGGCCGGCGACAATCCTCTGTTGAAAGCGCTGAAGGAGAATTCGGTGCGCTACATAAAAACTACATCGAATGCGACAG tGGATCATTTGAGCAAGTATCTGGCTATGCGGCTCACACTAGATTTGGATACCGAGCTACCGGAGGCGTACAAAGTGGTCAACTTTTGTATATACATTGCCCCTCAACCTTCGCAGCTAGTAGTATTAAGTGGGAATCAGACTCTGTCACAAGTCAATGAAAAATTCTGGAAG GTCAACAAGCCTCTCGAGATGTTCTACTCGTGGAAAAAATCTTGA
- the LOC129778163 gene encoding E3 ubiquitin-protein ligase RING1-like, whose product MASLEPLQNKTWDLSLYELNRTPQEAITDNTEIAVSPRSLHSELMCPICLDMLKKTMTTKECLHRFCSDCIITALRSGNKECPTCRKKLVSKRSLRPDPNFDLLISKIYPSRDEYEAHQERVLAKFNQSHSQQALVHSINEGIKHQIQNRPNRKPKSENDLTATSAAVASATSNATSSVASPVPTTNPIVNTNDSNNTMVPNANPNGIVPDSTNRGGSGIGHGDEPMRQSSNPPSVRSTPSPVPSNVSSASKAKRARSVLTSEKSEESESNSEMDGRTEENDSNLDTEGEGNSEHGSDEIELVFKPHPTEMTGDNPLLKAFNSLRYIKTTSNATVSHLSEYLVTRLTLDLDTELPEAYKVVNFCIYIASQPSQLVVLSGNQTLSQVNEKFWKVNKPLEMYYSWKKS is encoded by the exons ATGGCATCATTGGAACCTCTGCAGAATAAAACATGGGATTTATCTCTTTATGAGTTAAATCGTACACCACAGGAAGCAATTACGGATAACACTGAGATAGCGGTATCACCTCGAAGTTTGCACAGTGAATTAATGTGTCCGATCTGTCTAGATATGCTGAAGAAAACCATGACAACGAAAGAGTGCTTACATCGCTTTTGTTCCGATTGCATTATCACTGCTTTGCGATCTGGCAATAAAGAATGCCCTACTTGTCGGAAGAAACTGGTCTCGAAACGGTCGCTGCGACCAGATCCAAACTTCGATCTACtaatatcaaaaatatatccAAGCCGTGATGAATATGAGGCACACCAGGAACGTGTTCTGGCTAAATTCAATCAAAGTCATTCCCAGCAGGCTCTGGTACATTCAATCAACGAAGGCATCAAACATCAAATACAGAATAGGCCAAATCGTAAACCCAAAAGTGAAAACGATTTAACTGCAACTTCAGCGGCAGTTGCATCTGCGACTAGTAATGCAACTTCTTCTGTTGCCTCTCCTGTGCCTACCACAAATCCTATCGTGAATACTAATGATTCCAATAACACTATGGTCCCAAACGCTAACCCTAATGGCATTGTGCCAGACTCAACTAACCGGGGTGGATCAGGAATCGGTCATGGAGATGAGCCTATGCGGCAATCTTCTAACCCTCCATCAGTAAGAAGCACACCATCCCCTGTTCCGTCAAACGTCAGCTCGGCAAGTAAAGCAAAACGAGCAAGATCTGTATTAACGTCCGAAAAATCTGAAGAATCGGAATCAAATAGTGAAATGGACGGAAGGACAGAAGAGAACGATTCTAATTTGGATACAGAAGGCGAGGGAAATTCAGAACACGGGAGCGATGAAATTGAGCTTGTTTTCAAACCTCATCCAACTGAGATGACTGGTGATAATCCGTTGTTGAAGGCTTTCAATTCACTACGATACATAAAAACAACATCGAATGCAACTG TGAGTCATCTGAGTGAGTATCTGGTCACGCGTCTAACACTTGATTTGGACACAGAGTTACCGGAGGCGTACAAAGTGGTCAACTTTTGTATATACATCGCTTCTCAACCATCGCAGCTCGTAGTATTAAGTGGAAATCAAACGCTGTCACAAGTCAATGAAAAATTTTGGAAG GTCAACAAACCTCTGGAGATGTATTACTCATGGAAAAAATCTTGA